The following are encoded together in the Thalassomonas haliotis genome:
- a CDS encoding phosphatidylinositol-specific phospholipase C domain-containing protein: MNKPSTGKALALRFSLAALFSYCASAPVLAGTPATWSSQALTHQYRLQQHEPIVAGVIAGTHNSYSSNAYHLKLAENQNLSITEQLNAGARILELDLWRTRAVEYGAVYLCHSKVTCGSVINGGDYIYLDTALKEISSWTRENPDQILIIKLENQMDDDDYHLFSESVQRQIGDIIYRPPEAASHRQCQNFPVALTPAQMLAQGKQVIFYGASACNSKSYNWVFKGTNPEKSADRVKDNRSALLGCSDHSAGRFALFYDQAEEDYGTDHYIPTDMIAGLSACGGSAFGFDWLTADDNRMKAALWSWAQDQPDNQPSDAGSGNATCAVSSNSRFYDEDCSLSFAYACSNKQAQWQITRGKGSWQNGEAVCRAEYGANFHFDVPRTAGQNKQAEAARHFEGQDYWLNYAYSANEKLWLSGEDKSTVKPDKSRLLKVKRWTDNQFVYSDYKTGTGNNISLWRSNNLPENWYRLGDIPGLATDGPWASSYSRSPGSSIVVFDDGSGKLAPPVSYAWRWNDWKTGGAYDITFWQPIPPAGYTCLGDIAIRSHSRAQPGKDHMRCVRNDLLLEGQAHWYWSDSGSGGEYDVTVYISSTKVGDDLPGGLPANVWKSQDSGHKVLNFNKVNLLTFEQGL, translated from the coding sequence ATGAATAAACCTTCAACAGGCAAGGCTTTGGCTTTGCGCTTTTCTCTGGCCGCCTTATTCAGTTATTGTGCATCGGCGCCAGTGCTTGCCGGTACCCCGGCGACATGGAGCAGCCAGGCCTTAACTCATCAGTACCGGTTGCAACAGCATGAGCCCATTGTTGCCGGTGTTATCGCCGGTACCCATAACTCATACAGCTCAAACGCCTATCACTTAAAGCTGGCCGAGAACCAGAACCTGTCCATCACAGAACAGCTTAATGCCGGTGCCAGGATATTGGAGTTGGACTTGTGGCGCACCCGGGCGGTGGAATATGGCGCGGTATATTTATGTCACAGTAAAGTCACCTGCGGCAGCGTTATTAACGGCGGCGATTATATTTATCTCGATACCGCCTTAAAGGAAATAAGCAGCTGGACCCGGGAAAATCCGGATCAGATCCTGATCATCAAGCTTGAAAATCAGATGGATGACGACGACTACCACTTGTTTAGCGAGTCGGTGCAACGCCAGATAGGCGATATTATTTACCGCCCGCCGGAGGCAGCAAGCCACCGGCAATGTCAAAATTTCCCCGTCGCTTTAACCCCGGCGCAGATGCTGGCACAGGGAAAGCAAGTGATCTTCTACGGCGCTTCTGCCTGCAACAGCAAATCCTACAACTGGGTCTTTAAAGGCACCAACCCGGAAAAAAGCGCCGACCGGGTAAAAGACAACCGCAGCGCCCTGCTCGGCTGTAGCGATCACAGCGCTGGCCGCTTTGCCCTCTTTTACGATCAGGCAGAAGAAGATTACGGCACAGATCATTATATTCCCACCGATATGATCGCCGGTTTGTCTGCCTGCGGCGGCAGCGCCTTTGGCTTTGACTGGTTAACAGCAGACGATAACAGGATGAAAGCGGCGCTTTGGAGCTGGGCACAGGATCAGCCTGACAACCAGCCCAGCGATGCAGGCTCAGGCAACGCGACTTGTGCCGTCAGCAGCAACAGCCGCTTTTATGACGAAGACTGTTCCTTATCTTTTGCCTATGCCTGCAGCAACAAACAAGCACAATGGCAAATCACCCGGGGTAAAGGCAGCTGGCAAAATGGCGAGGCTGTGTGCCGGGCGGAATACGGCGCGAATTTTCATTTCGATGTGCCCCGCACCGCCGGGCAAAACAAACAAGCCGAAGCAGCCCGCCATTTCGAAGGGCAAGACTACTGGCTTAATTATGCCTATAGCGCAAACGAAAAACTCTGGTTAAGCGGCGAGGATAAATCGACGGTAAAACCGGACAAGTCCCGTTTACTTAAGGTAAAACGCTGGACTGATAATCAATTTGTCTACAGCGATTATAAAACCGGCACAGGCAATAATATTTCCCTCTGGCGCAGCAATAACCTGCCTGAAAACTGGTACCGGCTAGGTGATATTCCCGGCCTGGCCACCGACGGCCCCTGGGCCTCTTCCTATTCGCGCAGCCCCGGCAGCTCGATTGTGGTTTTTGATGACGGCTCCGGCAAGCTGGCGCCACCGGTAAGTTACGCATGGCGCTGGAACGACTGGAAAACCGGCGGCGCTTACGATATCACCTTTTGGCAGCCCATTCCTCCTGCCGGTTATACCTGCCTGGGGGATATCGCCATCAGAAGCCACAGCCGGGCACAACCGGGTAAAGATCATATGCGCTGTGTCAGGAACGACTTGTTGCTTGAGGGCCAGGCCCACTGGTACTGGAGCGACTCGGGCTCGGGCGGCGAATATGATGTCACGGTTTATATCAGTTCAACAAAAGTCGGTGATGATTTACCCGGCGGATTACCCGCCAATGTCTGGAAAAGCCAGGACAGCGGACACAAGGTTTTAAACTTTAATAAAGTCAACCTGCTTACCTTTGAGCAGGGGTTATAA
- a CDS encoding response regulator has protein sequence MPASMDWTPLFVKESITIVEDDEKMALLMKNYFCGFDYRVDIINSGEYAAREIINKPPAIVILDLMLPGQDGLSICRTIREKYNGKILILTATGDDMDQVAALEMGADDFVNKPINPRVLLARIRMLLRRSGPFGITDNPAEENSAADSKVLQYGELRLNRSQQSCKLGDVEVALTSSEFAILWHLACHAEQVLSREQLLPLLSGMEYDGLSRIIDNKIAQLRKKLKDNASRPKGIITVRNKGYLFVPDYW, from the coding sequence ATGCCCGCCTCTATGGATTGGACGCCATTATTTGTGAAAGAAAGTATTACCATAGTCGAAGACGACGAAAAAATGGCCTTGTTGATGAAAAACTACTTTTGTGGGTTTGATTACCGGGTTGATATTATCAACTCAGGCGAGTATGCCGCCCGAGAAATCATCAATAAACCGCCCGCCATTGTTATTCTTGACCTGATGTTGCCGGGACAAGACGGATTATCCATCTGCCGTACCATACGGGAAAAATATAACGGCAAAATTCTTATTCTAACCGCCACCGGTGACGATATGGACCAGGTGGCCGCACTGGAAATGGGCGCCGACGATTTTGTCAATAAACCCATTAATCCGAGGGTGCTGCTGGCCCGTATTCGAATGTTATTAAGGCGTAGCGGCCCTTTTGGCATAACCGATAACCCGGCTGAGGAAAACAGCGCCGCAGACAGCAAAGTGCTGCAATACGGCGAGCTGCGTCTGAACCGCTCGCAGCAGTCGTGCAAACTGGGGGATGTTGAGGTCGCCCTGACTTCGTCGGAATTTGCCATTCTCTGGCATTTGGCTTGCCACGCGGAGCAAGTGTTGTCGCGCGAGCAGCTGTTGCCTTTATTATCGGGCATGGAATATGACGGCCTTAGCCGGATAATCGACAATAAAATCGCCCAGCTGAGAAAAAAGCTCAAAGACAACGCCAGTCGCCCCAAGGGCATTATCACAGTGCGTAATAAAGGCTACCTGTTTGTCCCCGACTACTGGTAG
- a CDS encoding phosphatidylinositol-specific phospholipase C domain-containing protein, with protein sequence MNTKAINKRLIPNKHISKKPAKQKARLLAITAAVSAFTASADQLGPYNSQDWVAQVYQNRGDTRLRDIVIPGTHDSGTYNMHSASDLSPDAEAWAPYVTGLLGQAGGHIIAKWGRTQSYDIKTMLAKGIRHFDLRIKKHQGEFVIVHTMVAMKVTEVLSQVSQFAREHPKEPIILEVAKTPDGGDMPALLDLFDLYLGKHKANNSTKAADLTLNTLWQDHGGDGSNDNVLVVWTSSSDDGKSRGYFGAENFTGTWANTESYGELRDRLLAGLKSAPADKLFYSAFTYTPTAGTIIKDAIGFGKKRDLQNWSQDFLRPYLGELVPGWAQAGYRPNIMTADFFEYTAMIPTALQLNTLPPEVPTNKLQVTRADNVKRVWSDVNSGADTDGSVWVAEEKPGYKPLASVAISGYHFDPALDPLLVKADQPGVVRPLGYNWVWDDVGNGGSEFIQVWRPIAPAGYVCLGDVATPTAHQHIAPSTDLIRCVHQSYVAQAPHIYQKWTDKDSGGTYDGSLWDSANHNGSTYNIGALRTSRGYAQPDQALFQLLQKGKTVEM encoded by the coding sequence ATGAACACAAAAGCGATAAACAAAAGGCTTATTCCCAACAAACACATTAGCAAAAAACCCGCTAAGCAAAAGGCACGGCTGCTGGCAATCACCGCGGCCGTCAGTGCTTTTACCGCCTCGGCCGATCAGCTAGGCCCCTATAACAGCCAGGACTGGGTCGCCCAGGTTTATCAAAACCGGGGAGATACCCGGTTAAGAGACATAGTGATCCCCGGCACCCATGACTCGGGCACTTATAATATGCACTCAGCTTCAGACCTTTCGCCGGATGCCGAAGCATGGGCGCCTTATGTGACCGGACTGCTGGGACAGGCAGGCGGCCATATCATTGCCAAATGGGGACGCACCCAGTCTTACGATATTAAAACCATGTTGGCAAAAGGCATTCGCCATTTTGATCTGAGGATCAAAAAACATCAGGGGGAATTTGTCATCGTCCATACTATGGTGGCGATGAAAGTTACCGAGGTCTTGTCGCAAGTCAGCCAGTTTGCCCGGGAACATCCGAAAGAGCCGATTATCCTGGAAGTGGCTAAGACGCCCGATGGCGGCGATATGCCCGCCTTATTGGATTTATTTGACTTATACCTGGGCAAGCACAAAGCAAACAACAGCACCAAAGCCGCGGATCTGACCTTGAACACCCTTTGGCAGGATCACGGCGGGGACGGCAGCAATGACAATGTCCTGGTGGTTTGGACCTCTTCCAGCGATGACGGTAAATCCCGGGGGTATTTCGGCGCAGAAAACTTTACCGGCACCTGGGCAAATACCGAAAGCTATGGTGAATTACGCGACCGGCTATTGGCGGGATTAAAAAGCGCGCCAGCCGACAAACTGTTCTACAGCGCCTTCACTTATACCCCGACCGCAGGCACCATTATCAAAGACGCCATAGGATTTGGCAAAAAACGGGACCTTCAAAACTGGAGCCAGGATTTTCTCCGCCCCTACCTGGGAGAGCTGGTACCCGGTTGGGCACAGGCCGGTTATCGCCCTAATATTATGACTGCTGATTTTTTTGAATATACCGCCATGATCCCCACCGCACTGCAATTAAATACTTTGCCGCCTGAAGTGCCAACGAATAAACTGCAAGTCACCCGGGCCGATAATGTGAAACGAGTCTGGAGTGATGTCAATTCCGGCGCCGACACCGATGGTTCGGTATGGGTTGCAGAGGAAAAACCCGGTTATAAACCTTTGGCCTCAGTTGCAATCAGCGGCTATCACTTCGACCCGGCCCTTGACCCGTTACTGGTAAAAGCAGATCAACCGGGCGTTGTCCGGCCTTTAGGTTACAACTGGGTTTGGGATGATGTCGGCAACGGCGGCAGTGAATTTATCCAGGTATGGCGACCGATAGCACCTGCCGGTTATGTTTGTCTCGGTGATGTCGCCACTCCTACCGCACACCAGCATATTGCCCCTTCCACCGATTTGATCCGCTGCGTACATCAAAGTTATGTCGCCCAGGCGCCGCATATTTATCAAAAGTGGACAGATAAAGACTCAGGCGGTACTTATGACGGCTCCTTATGGGACAGCGCCAACCATAACGGCAGTACCTATAATATCGGTGCATTGCGCACTAGCCGCGGCTACGCTCAACCCGATCAGGCCCTGTTTCAATTATTGCAAAAAGGAAAAACCGTGGAAATGTAG
- a CDS encoding ATP-binding protein: MTRLFISLYLGILVTMFIFLLVVDLIITSLFIDITNTIGAEQFNAEVQLLERLDAGISEKEREQLIQMIAKQNQLIIENVTKAQVPQVVLEQLDNHPVWFDDDRYNYFRAFTPVNYYRLSVDEENELIILSETIMYTVLFSFVFIFAANSFLWLYGLHRKLRHLENAADKLSQGQLHERAPMKKRLRVGRLNHSFNEMAQRIEQLLLGHKRLTHAVAHELRSPLFRLHLQMDIIEHAKPQEQHEHLRSVEEDIYQLDELVQEFLEYGKMERTELRLNAESIKVSAFVKALCENLTIETDSNIKLELDISGETRVSADKVKLARALQNLLRNAFKYGDKQVQLRVYRQKKQLVISVEDDGPGIAEQYRQDIFQPYFRISDKTQQRVSGYGLGLTICQEIAVMHSGQLIVEDSTLGGAAFKLILPGMGK; encoded by the coding sequence ATGACCCGATTATTTATTTCCCTTTATCTGGGCATTTTAGTGACCATGTTTATCTTTTTACTGGTTGTTGATTTGATCATTACCTCGCTGTTTATCGACATCACCAATACCATCGGCGCAGAGCAATTTAATGCCGAGGTGCAATTGCTGGAGCGACTCGACGCCGGGATCAGTGAAAAGGAGCGCGAGCAACTGATACAAATGATCGCCAAACAAAACCAGCTGATTATCGAAAACGTGACCAAAGCACAAGTGCCGCAGGTGGTGCTGGAGCAGCTGGATAATCATCCGGTGTGGTTTGACGATGACCGGTACAACTATTTTCGCGCCTTTACGCCGGTTAACTATTACCGGCTTAGCGTAGACGAAGAAAACGAGTTGATCATATTAAGTGAAACCATCATGTATACCGTGCTTTTTTCCTTTGTGTTTATTTTTGCCGCCAACAGCTTTCTCTGGTTATACGGCCTGCACAGAAAATTGCGCCATCTGGAGAATGCCGCCGACAAGCTGAGCCAGGGCCAGTTGCATGAACGGGCGCCGATGAAGAAAAGGCTCAGGGTAGGGCGGCTTAATCACAGCTTTAATGAAATGGCGCAGAGAATCGAGCAACTGCTTTTAGGGCATAAGCGCCTGACCCACGCCGTTGCCCATGAGCTGCGCTCGCCGCTGTTTCGCCTGCATCTGCAAATGGACATTATTGAGCATGCCAAACCGCAAGAGCAGCATGAACATTTGCGCAGCGTTGAAGAAGACATTTATCAGCTGGATGAGCTGGTGCAAGAATTCCTTGAATACGGCAAAATGGAGCGGACGGAGCTGCGTTTAAATGCCGAGTCCATTAAGGTATCGGCTTTTGTCAAAGCCCTGTGTGAAAACCTGACCATAGAAACTGACTCGAACATTAAGCTGGAGCTGGACATTAGCGGGGAAACCCGGGTGTCGGCGGATAAAGTAAAGCTGGCGCGCGCCCTGCAAAACCTGCTCAGAAATGCCTTCAAATACGGGGACAAGCAAGTGCAATTAAGGGTATACCGGCAAAAGAAGCAGCTGGTTATCAGCGTAGAAGATGACGGCCCCGGCATAGCCGAGCAATACCGCCAGGACATTTTTCAACCTTATTTTCGCATCAGCGACAAGACACAGCAGCGGGTGTCGGGTTATGGTTTGGGACTGACTATTTGCCAGGAAATAGCCGTGATGCACAGCGGGCAATTAATTGTCGAGGACAGCACACTCGGTGGTGCTGCCTTTAAGTTGATACTGCCAGGCATGGGCAAATAA